One Clostridium cagae genomic window, TAAAGAGATAGTTAATAAATTAGAACCAGATGTAATTGTAATTAATGAAAAAAATAATTTTACTGATAATTTAACTACAGAGGAAATAAATCATGATAACAAATGCAATAAATCTTGCTGTGGTCATGATAATTGTTCAACTCATACTCACAAAAGTAGTCACACACATTCCCATAATGATGATCATAATCATATAGAAAATATATCAGAAGATAATGAGGTTAACAGCAAAACAAGATTGTTTGATAAAAAGAAGTTTATTTATGAAAATCAAATATTTATAATAGGATTAATTTTGTATTTAATTGCTGTTTTGTTTAAAGAAAATAGTTATTTAAATATTTCTATATTTGTTGTTAGTTATATTTTAATTGGCGGTGATGTGTTAAAAACTGCTTTTAAAAATATTTTAAGAGGTGAGATTTTTGATGAAAATTTCTTAATGACTATAGCAACAATAGGCGCTTTAGCAATAGGTGAATACCCAGAAGCAGTTGGAGTTATGATGTTTTATAAGATAGGGGAATTATTTCAAGGATATGCTGTTAACAAATCAAGAAAATCTATAACATCACTTATGAATATACGTCCAGAGTATGCAAATATAATTACTGAACATGGAGAAAAAAGAGTATATCCAGAGGAAGTTAAGATTGATGATTTTATAATTATAAAACCTGGAGAAAGGATACCTCTTGATGGTATAGTGACAGACGGAAAAGGAAGTATAGATACATCAGCATTGACAGGGGAATCACTTCCTAGAGAAATCAATATAGGTGATGAATTATTATCAGGAAGCATAAATTTAAGTTCAGTTATAAAATTAAAAGTTACTAAAGTTTTTAGTGAATCAACAGTGTCTAAAATATTGAAATTAGTAGAAAATTCAAGTAGTAAAAAAGCTAAGACTGAGAAATTTATTACTAAATTTTCAAGATTATATACTCCAATAGTAGTGTTTTTAGCAATAGCTGTTGCAATAATCCCTCCAATTATAATTCAAGGAGAAGTGTTTTCAGATTGGATATATAGAGCATTAATTTTCTTGGTAATATCATGTCCATGTGCATTAGTTATATCTGTTCCATTAGGTCTTTTTGCAGGAATTGGAGGAGCATCTAAAAAAGGTATTTTAATAAAAGGTGGGAATTATATTGAAGTTCTAAAAAATGTTGATACTGTGGTATTTGATAAAACAGGAACTTTAACAAAGGGGATATTTAAAGTTACAGAAATTAATTCAATAGATATGAATAAAGAAGACTTTTTAAGAATTGTGGCTTTAGGTGAGAGTTTTTCTAATCATCCAATTGCTCAATCAATAGTAAAAGAATTTAAAGGTAAATTAGATAAGAAACATGTAGAAAATTATCAAGAATTATCTGGGTATGGAGTAAAAGCTACAATTGAAGGGAAAAACGTTATATTAGGTAATTATAAGTTGATTGAAGATAATCATATTAATACAAAAAAAGTAGAAAAACCAGGAACTGTAGTATATGTTGTAATAAATAATAAATATAGCGGAAATATAGTAATAGCAGATGAAATAAAAGAAGATTCAATTAAAGCAATCAAAGAATTAAAAATGATTGGAATAAAGAGAACAGTAATGCTTACAGGTGATAATAAGATTGTAGCAGATAGTGTTGCAAAAAATATAGGTGTAGATGAAGTAAGAAGTGAGCTTTTACCAAACGATAAAGTATTAGAAATTGAAAGATTAATATCTAATGGAACATCAAGAAGTAAAGTAATGTTTGTTGGTGATGGAATAAATGATGCACCAGTCCTTGCAAGGGCAGATATAGGTATTGCAATGGGTGGAATAGGATCTGATGCAGCGATAGAAGCAGCTGATGTTGTTCTTATGAAAGATAATCCATTTGCATTAGTTGATGCGATAAAGATAGCTAAGAAGACTAATTTAATATTATGGCAAAATATAATTTTTGCTCTTGGAGTAAAGATATTCGTATTAATATTAGGTGCTTTAGGAATTGCAAACATGTGGGAAGCAGTATTTGCTGATGTAGGTGTTACTTTAATCGCGATATTAAATTCTATGAGAACCTTAAAAAATTAATTAAATTAAAAAAAGAGTTATATTTTATTATAAATAATAAAACAATAATAAGAGCAGTTCATTATTATAACTGCTCTTAAATTTTTATAAAATATAATTATTAAAGATAAACCTAGAAAAAAATAAAGTTTTATATTATGATAAAATATAGATGATTTTTATATTCATTTATAGTTAATATTTATATAACATGACTTATAAGTGTTTGAAGGGTATTTTATAGGTATTTTTAGTAAGTTATTAAAATAACATTCATTTTATTAATTAGTATGTTAAAATAATATTTTACTAATATTTTTAAAGTTTAAATTTAGGATATATTATAATAAATGGTAATAAATTGGACTTTTAGAGAAAAGATTAAATATAAATAAAAATAAGGAGTAATGATATGGATAAAAATAAGAATATATCTATGGCAGTTATAAAGAGATTGCCTAAATATCATAGGTATCTTAACGAACTTATGAAAAATGATGTAGACAGGATATCATCAAAGGAACTTGGAGAAAAAATAGGGTTTACAGCATCTCAAATAAGACAAGATCTAAATTGTTTTGGTGATTTTGGACAACAAGGATATGGATACAATGTTAAAGAATTATATACACAAATTAATTCAATATTAGGATTAGATAAGGAATATAATGCTGTTTTAATTGGAGCAGGTAATATAGGTCAGGCAATAGCTAATTACACTAGATTTGATAAATTAGGAATTATGATAACAGCTATTTTTGATGCAAATCCTAAACTTATAGGAATAAAAATTAGAGATATTGAAATTAGGGATATTGATGAATTAGGCAGTTTCCTTAAATCGGATTCAGTGGATATTGGAGTTATATGTGTGCCTAAAAAAAGTGCACAAAGGGTTAGTGATGAATTGATAAATGGAGGAATAAGAGGTATTTGGAATTTTGCACCTATAGATTTAGCAGTTCCAAAAGATGTAAAAGTTGAAAATGTTCATTTGAGTGAAAGTGTATCGACATTAATTTATCAATTACATCAACAAAGATAAGGTGAGAATTTGAGGGGTTATATAAAAAATATGCTAATAATACAATATTTTATTGCAAATAATAATTATAAGTATTATAATTTAAGAAAAGAAAGATATTGATTGCATATTTTTTTGCAAGCAATTGTTAATATTATAACAATTGGTGACAATTGTTGACATTATAAGACTATTCCAAGCCTTTTATTTTTAAATCTAATTGTTAATATTATAACAATTTTAATTTAAAAATAAATTATTAAGAATTATTTAGAATTAATTTTTACCATATCTAAAATCTAAAAATACAAATTTATTTAAGTGAAAAATATAATTTAAATATATAAGTTTAAGGGAGGATTATAAAGATGGAATTAAAAAATGTGATTCTTGAAAAAGAAGGTCATTTAGCAATTGTTACAATTAATAGACCAAAAGCTTTAAATGCACTAAATTCAGAAACATTAAAAGATTTAGACACAGTTTTAGAAAATTTAGAAAATGATAGTAATATATATGCAGTTATTTTAACTGGAGCAGGAGAAAAATCTTTTGTTGCTGGAGCAGATATATCAGAAATGAAGGATCTTAATGAAGAGCAAGGTAGAGAATTTGGAGAATTAGGAAATAAAGTATTCCTAAGATTAGAAAATTTAGACAAGCCTGTAATTGCAGCTATTTCAGGATTCGCTCTAGGTGGCGGATGTGAGTTATCTATGTCATGTGATATAAGAATAGCTTCAGAAAAAGCAAAATTTGGTCAACCAGAAGCAGG contains:
- a CDS encoding heavy metal translocating P-type ATPase, coding for MENEIKLSLKGLDCANCANKIERKVNDIEDVYEANINFSLGKLTVKLHENKDKDKVFNIIKEIVNKLEPDVIVINEKNNFTDNLTTEEINHDNKCNKSCCGHDNCSTHTHKSSHTHSHNDDHNHIENISEDNEVNSKTRLFDKKKFIYENQIFIIGLILYLIAVLFKENSYLNISIFVVSYILIGGDVLKTAFKNILRGEIFDENFLMTIATIGALAIGEYPEAVGVMMFYKIGELFQGYAVNKSRKSITSLMNIRPEYANIITEHGEKRVYPEEVKIDDFIIIKPGERIPLDGIVTDGKGSIDTSALTGESLPREINIGDELLSGSINLSSVIKLKVTKVFSESTVSKILKLVENSSSKKAKTEKFITKFSRLYTPIVVFLAIAVAIIPPIIIQGEVFSDWIYRALIFLVISCPCALVISVPLGLFAGIGGASKKGILIKGGNYIEVLKNVDTVVFDKTGTLTKGIFKVTEINSIDMNKEDFLRIVALGESFSNHPIAQSIVKEFKGKLDKKHVENYQELSGYGVKATIEGKNVILGNYKLIEDNHINTKKVEKPGTVVYVVINNKYSGNIVIADEIKEDSIKAIKELKMIGIKRTVMLTGDNKIVADSVAKNIGVDEVRSELLPNDKVLEIERLISNGTSRSKVMFVGDGINDAPVLARADIGIAMGGIGSDAAIEAADVVLMKDNPFALVDAIKIAKKTNLILWQNIIFALGVKIFVLILGALGIANMWEAVFADVGVTLIAILNSMRTLKN
- a CDS encoding redox-sensing transcriptional repressor Rex, which produces MDKNKNISMAVIKRLPKYHRYLNELMKNDVDRISSKELGEKIGFTASQIRQDLNCFGDFGQQGYGYNVKELYTQINSILGLDKEYNAVLIGAGNIGQAIANYTRFDKLGIMITAIFDANPKLIGIKIRDIEIRDIDELGSFLKSDSVDIGVICVPKKSAQRVSDELINGGIRGIWNFAPIDLAVPKDVKVENVHLSESVSTLIYQLHQQR
- a CDS encoding short-chain-enoyl-CoA hydratase encodes the protein MELKNVILEKEGHLAIVTINRPKALNALNSETLKDLDTVLENLENDSNIYAVILTGAGEKSFVAGADISEMKDLNEEQGREFGELGNKVFLRLENLDKPVIAAISGFALGGGCELSMSCDIRIASEKAKFGQPEAGLGITPGFGGTQRLARIVGLGKAKEMIYTCDIIKAEEAYRIGLVNKVVSLESLMDEAKAMANKIIANAPIAVKLCKDAINRGMQVDIDKAVLIEAEDFGKCFSSEDQTEGMTAFLERREKNFQNK